A window from Acropora palmata chromosome 14, jaAcrPala1.3, whole genome shotgun sequence encodes these proteins:
- the LOC141866333 gene encoding uncharacterized protein LOC141866333, protein MKNQESAKAMMANNAESCFATPGSIFALVDKIHWAIAVAKHNKAYVLRFVSLIKQITKVLNGADMKFIRQAEFYSDLRETLLKIETHVKESSTRGKLMNKLMAKKNQKSFEEFEQQVEHLITRIVFSFAQRVQLLNLARQTRKKRQRALSEIEEEEQSHESSTGSCCSSACTVEEEPSGELPNEEEIGER, encoded by the coding sequence ATGAAGAATCAAGAGAGCGCAAAGGCTATGATGGCAAACAACGCAGAAAGCTGCTTCGCAACCCCTGGATCCATCTTCGCCCTTGTGGATAAGATTCACTGGGCAATTGCAGTCGCAAAACACAACAAAGCATATGTCCTTCGATTTGTGTCCCTTATCAAACAGATCACTAAAGTGTTAAATGGAGCAGACATGAAATTCATTCGCCAAGCAGAGTTCTACAGCGATCTGAGGGAAACCCTTTTAAAGATCGAAACCCATGTAAAAGAAAGTTCCACGCGTGGGAAATTGATGAACAAACTGATGGCAAAGAAAAACCAGAAAAGCTTCGAAGAATTTGAACAGCAAGTCGAGCATCTCATCACCAGAATCGTGTTTTCTTTTGCCCAGCGAGTCCAGTTACTAAACTTGGCTCGTCAAACTCGAAAAAAACGACAAAGGGCTTTGTCTGAAATTGAAGAGGAAGAGCAGTCACACGAAAGCAGCACGGGAAGTTGTTGTTCGAGTGCATGTACTGTTGAAGAAGAACCTTCTGGAGAATTGCCAAACGAAGAAGAAATCGGCGAACGATGA
- the LOC141866335 gene encoding transmembrane protease serine 11D-like — MVVFSKVLLLSLQGQQCGKQFEFADKQEKNGSRRIMGGEACSIYQWPWQVALIANGEQVCGGSLVTSQWIVTAAHCFDSDAMPTHWSAIVGEDSLTVGEALKRSLEISNIFIHTQYKTNAPAFEIPSDYDIGESHVSTVEKSVT; from the exons ATGGTTGTATTTTCGAAAGTATTACTTCTTTCTTTGCAAGGTCAGCAGTGTGGAAAGCAGTTTGAGTTTGCggacaaacaagaaaagaatggATCAAGAAGAATAATGGGTGGAGAGGCCTGCAGCATCTATCAATGGCCATGGCAAGTTGCACTGATTGCAAATGGGGAGCAAGTCTGTGGGGGCTCTTTAGTAACCTCACAATGGATTGTCACTGCGGCTCACTGCTTTGATTCAG ATGCCATGCCAACCCACTGGAGTGCTATTGTTGGTGAAGACAGCCTCACTGTTGGCGAAGCACTTAAAAGAAGTTTAGAAATTTCcaacattttcattcataCGCAGTACAAAACAAATGCCCCAGCATTTGAGATCCCATCCGACTATGATATCGGTGAGTCTCATGTTAGTACTGTTGAAAAAAGTGTCACTTGA